GTACTGATCTGGCTTAGCTGGGCGGTGTGAATTTTAAGGCGTTCGCCGTTGAGCATTGTGTAGCATACAGGGAAAGGGTTGAAGGCATTCACCTTGCGTTGAATGAGTGTGGCCGGTTCCTGCCACTGAATTTCACCCTCGGCCTTTTCGATTTTGTGGGCATAGGTGGCTAGCGCATTATCCTGCTTTTGCGGTTGAAGGGTTTGGCTGGCTACTTGCTCCAGTGTTGTTAGCAGCGCCGGTGGGCCTAGTTCGGCGAGTTTATCGTGCAGGCTGGCGGCATTCTCGTTAGCGCTAATCTCGCACTCACTTACCAGCAGCATGTCACCGGTATCCAAACCGGCGTCCATTTGCATTATGGTCACGCCGGAACGTTGGTCTCCGGTTTCAATGGCCCTCTGAATGGGGGCTGCGCCGCGCCAACGCGGCAGTACAGAGCCGTGGACATTAAGACAGCCATATTGAGGGGCGTCGAGAACGGCTTTAGGTAAAATCAAACCATAGGCGACTACAATCATTATATCGGCGTTGAAGGCGGCCAATGCCTGTTGGGCCTCTTCGGATTTCAACGATTGTGGTTGTAATACGGGTAAGCCTGCCGCAACAGCAAGCTCTTTTACCGGGCTGGCCGCGAGCTTTTTCCCTCGCCCCTTTGGGCGATCGGGCTGAGTGTATACGGCGAGCAATTCATGTTCGCTGTCGAGTAATGCCCGCAAATGACGGGCGGCAAACTCGGGCGTACCGGCAAAAAGAATTTTCAAGCGGATGTCCTGGGGGTAGAGGGCGGTATATTAGGCGCGCGCGCGCTGCTGTTTTTCGAGTTTTTTACGAATGCGCTGACGCTTAATGTTCGACACATAGTCAACAAATAGCTTGCCCTGCAGGTGGTCTATTTCGTGTTGAATACACACCGCAAGTAAGCCTTCGGGTTCGCAGGTAAAGGTTTTACCGTTGCGATCGAGCGCGGTAACACGGACATGCTGTGGACGTGTAACCTCTTCGTAAAAGCCGGGTACAGACAAGCAGCCTTCTTCGTAATCGAACTTAGTTTCGTCGAGCACCTCGACCTTTGGGTTGATAAAGACTAAAGGCTCGTCACTGTTCTCGCTGGTATCGATAACAATAATCTGCTCGTGGACGTTAATTTGGGTGGCAGCAAGGCCAATGCCCGGAGCCTCATACATCGTTTCGAGCATATCGTCGATTAACGTACGAACGCGGTCATCGACATTTTCGACAGGTTTGGCGACAGTGCGCAGTCGCGGATCGGGAAATTCTAATATGTGTAACAATGCCATTGCGTGACAAACTTCTA
The Teredinibacter franksiae DNA segment above includes these coding regions:
- the fmt gene encoding methionyl-tRNA formyltransferase, whose amino-acid sequence is MRLKILFAGTPEFAARHLRALLDSEHELLAVYTQPDRPKGRGKKLAASPVKELAVAAGLPVLQPQSLKSEEAQQALAAFNADIMIVVAYGLILPKAVLDAPQYGCLNVHGSVLPRWRGAAPIQRAIETGDQRSGVTIMQMDAGLDTGDMLLVSECEISANENAASLHDKLAELGPPALLTTLEQVASQTLQPQKQDNALATYAHKIEKAEGEIQWQEPATLIQRKVNAFNPFPVCYTMLNGERLKIHTAQLSQISTDAAPGTVLVADRQHFHVACGENVLVVERLQLPGKKAMSLAEFANGHSQLCPPGTVLGNALGTVPKTAPGKGE
- the def gene encoding peptide deformylase, producing the protein MALLHILEFPDPRLRTVAKPVENVDDRVRTLIDDMLETMYEAPGIGLAATQINVHEQIIVIDTSENSDEPLVFINPKVEVLDETKFDYEEGCLSVPGFYEEVTRPQHVRVTALDRNGKTFTCEPEGLLAVCIQHEIDHLQGKLFVDYVSNIKRQRIRKKLEKQQRARA